AAGGGCGATGATGAGCGCGTGTGCCGATCCCATTACGATCAGCGTCGCCAGTTTCGGCAGGCCGAAGTCCTGCAGTTTATGGTGCGCGTGTCCCCTGTCCGGCTCAAAGGGCGACTTTTTGTGGAGTATCCTGCGCGTCATCGCGACCAGCGTGTCGATGACCGGCACGCCGCCGAGGAAGAGCAGTATAATGGCAAGGTGTATGAAGCCGGTCCCGAAGATGTTCGGGAATATACTCCACGCGAGTTGTGCCGAGCAAATATATCCCAGCAGCGTGCTTCCGCCGTCGCCTAGGAATGTGCGCGGCTGCGGAAAGTTCCAAAGCAGGACGCCGAAGACCAGCCCGGCGAATGGCAGCCACACTCCCCTGCCGCCCGCGAGCAGCGCGCAGAGCGCGGTGATCAGCGTGATCGTGAGACATAGCCCGTCCATTCCGTCGATGAGGTTATAGGCGTTGGTGGCGCCCGCGATCCAGAATACGAACAGCGCCCGCTGCCAGAGCGGGACCGGCAGAGGGAAGATGACCCAGGCCGCGGCCAGCAGGTGGAATATCAGGCGCAGCAGCGGCGGCAGCGGGTGCATGTCGTCCATATATCCGACGATGAATATCACCGACGCCCCGGTGGCGATGTAAGGCACCTCGACTCCGGGGTTGCCGGTGAAGAGGGCCCACATGAGATAGCCGCTCCACAGCACAAGCCCCGCGCCGCGGGGCATGATGCTGTGATGTTTCTTTCTTCCCCCGGGGATGTCCAGCAGGCGGAACTTCTGCGCCAGCGCGATCGCGATAGGCGTTCCTACCAGTCCCCAGAGGAAGGTCAAGAGCGTGAACAGATATATTGAAAGCAAACTGAATCCCTTTCGTTATTTTTTATTAACGGCCGCCGTCATATCGGAGATACGCGGAGGGCGCTTCTCTTATTTTGTGCCGAAGAGCCTGTCGCCCGCGTCTCCAAGTCCGGGCACGATGTACCCGTGGTCGTTGAGGTGGCTGTCGACCGCCGCCGTATAGATATCGACGTCGGGGTGGGCCTCATGGAAGGCGGCGATGCCCTCGGGAGCCGCGAGCAGCGAGACCAGCGAGACCTTTTTGCCGCCTCTGTCCTTGATATGGCTGACGGCCGCCGCCGCCGAGCCGCCGGTGGCGAGCATCGGGTCCACGACGAATATCTCGCGTTCCGAAATGTCACAGGGCAGCTTGCAGTAATAGTCGACGGGCTTGAGAGTCTCGGGGTCGCGGTAGAGGCCGATGTGCCCCACCTTGGCGTTGGGGACGAGCTTGAGTATGCCCTCTACCATGCCGAGCCCCGCGCGCAGTACCGGCACGATCGCGAGTTTTTTGCCCGAGAGGGTGAATACGCGCGTCTTCGCGACGGGGGTCTCTATCTCAGTCTCTTCGAGCGGCAGGTGGCGCGTGATCTCATAAACCATGAGCCCGGCGACCTCCTGTACAAGGTCGCGGAAATCTTTTGATGAAGTCTCTTTATTGCGCATGAGTCCCAGCTTATGGCGCACGAGCGGGTGGTCGATTACCACGGTCCTCCCGCCGCCCGCCGCGGCCTCGCGTGAGTTTGAGTTCTCGTTTTCGTAAGCGCTGATCTTTTCGAGCCGGAAGCAGTGCCGTCCGCCCTCGAACGGTTCGGCGAGCCAGGCTTTGACCATATCTTCGGCGACGTCGGCCCCGAGCACGCGCGCGCCGAGGACAAGGACGTTGGCGTCGTTGTGGCGGCGGCTCATGACCGCCGTGAAATGGTCGTGGCATAGCGCGGCGCGCACGCCCCTGACCTTGTTGGCGACGATGCTCATGCCGATGCCTGTCCCGCATACCAGTATCCCGCGTTCGGCTTTATGGCTCGCCACCGCGTCGGCGGCCTTGAATCCCCAGTCCGGGTAATCGACCCGCACGTCGCCGGAGGCCGTGCCGCAGTCCAGCACCTCGTGCCCCGCCTCCGTAAGCCTGTTCTTTATCTCTTCTTTGAGCTTGTATCCCGCATGGTCCGAAGCTAGCGCTATCTTCATAATTTATCGATTCCTCCGTATAGGTTATTTATTTTACAACCTTATGCATTATCTCGCCGGCCAGAGTGTACGGATTGGCCCTTCTTGACGAAAGGTCTTCCATCACTTCGTCGCTCTTCCGCTCTTTCCATGCGTTCTCGACGAGCTGCGATATCTCGCCCCTCAATATCGCCTCGACCTCCATTTCAAGCTGCGACCAACGGCGGCGTTTGCCCTCCTCGCTGCTGCGGAGGTAGTCGCCGTGCCTTTTTATTATCTCCCGGACTTCGTCTACTCCGGTGTTTTTGTTGGAAGAGACGAGCGCCACCGGCGGTATCCATTCGCGTTCGCCGATCATCTTGAGCATCACCTGAACGTCGGCGGCCACCTTGTCGGCCCCCTCCTTGTCGGCTTTGTTGACGACGAACACGTCGGCGATCTCCATGATGCCGGCTTTCATGATCTGAACGTCGTCGCCCATGCCGGGGGTGAGGATGAGGCACACGGTGTCGGCGATCTTCACGATATCGACCTCCGACTGCCCGACGCCGACGGTCTCGATTATCACGACGTCAAAGCCGCAGGCGTCGAGTATCAGAGCGCCTTCGTGCGTCCCGCGGCTGACGCCGCCAAGGTTGCCGCGCGAGCCCATACTGCGGATGAAGACGCCCTCTTCAATGGCGTGGTCCTGCATACGCAGGCGGTCTCCCAAAATCGCGCCGCCGGTGAAGGGGCTCGACGGGTCTATGGCGATCACGCCGACCTGCTTTCCTTCCGCTCTGAACTGCGCAATCAGACGGTTCACGAAGGTACTCTTACCTGCTCCCGGACTGCCCGTTATGCCAATCACCTGCGCCCCGCCGGTTTTAGGATATACGGTCTTCATTATCTCCTTCGAGGCGGGGGAATCCGCTTCGACAAGGCTGATAAGGCGTCCTATGGATCTCGTGTCTCCGGCTAACGCGCGTTCAAGTAGCTTATTCATGGTCACAACTCTCCCTGTGTTTATTTTAAAAACGACGCAAGCGGGCGGAACATAATATATTTTTCTGCCGCGCTTGGTATGTTCATTTGCTGAATAATATGTCTATACCGGCAAAACAGTATATGCCAAGCCCTATGGACGCGGCAAAGGTGAAGCCCAGCACCATCCGCAGATAGAGGACCCACGTTGCGCTTCCAGGCCATTTCCCCGACTGGATATTCACGACCATGCGCGCGAGAAGAAGCGACACTCCGAATAAGCCGAGGGCTACAAAGGCCTGAATGTTTACCGATGGTACGTTTTTAAATAATTCAAACAAATCCCGCTTCACCCTTTCAGAAGACGTATACAATAAAAAAGAGAGGAAAACTTTTCCTCTCTAAATAATAACGCTTAATCCGCGGTATGTCATGGCCTCTTTTATCTATATCGCCGAAAGAAGCGAATAATTCTGTGTCTTTTCCTCATGGATCTGACGCAGCGCGGCGACGCACACTTCAAGCGCGCGTTTGCCGTCTTTGATGCCTACCATCGGCTGAAGGCCTTCACGAATGCAGGAGATAAAGTGCTGAAGCTCCATCTTCAGCGGTTCGGTCTTAGGAAATACGGGGTGCTCCATCACCTCGACGATATTTCCCCCGCTCTGGCGCACGCAGCGCTGCACGGTGATGTCCTGCGTTTCATAATTGACCGTCACAAAACGCTCGGCTTCCGTGATCTCCATCTGGCGCAGCCGTTTTTCGGAGACGCGGCTGACCAGTATCTGGGCCATCGCGCCGTTGGCGAAACGCATCTGCACAGAGGCG
The window above is part of the Cloacibacillus evryensis DSM 19522 genome. Proteins encoded here:
- the upp gene encoding uracil phosphoribosyltransferase encodes the protein MKIALASDHAGYKLKEEIKNRLTEAGHEVLDCGTASGDVRVDYPDWGFKAADAVASHKAERGILVCGTGIGMSIVANKVRGVRAALCHDHFTAVMSRRHNDANVLVLGARVLGADVAEDMVKAWLAEPFEGGRHCFRLEKISAYENENSNSREAAAGGGRTVVIDHPLVRHKLGLMRNKETSSKDFRDLVQEVAGLMVYEITRHLPLEETEIETPVAKTRVFTLSGKKLAIVPVLRAGLGMVEGILKLVPNAKVGHIGLYRDPETLKPVDYYCKLPCDISEREIFVVDPMLATGGSAAAAVSHIKDRGGKKVSLVSLLAAPEGIAAFHEAHPDVDIYTAAVDSHLNDHGYIVPGLGDAGDRLFGTK
- a CDS encoding glycosyltransferase family 4 protein; amino-acid sequence: MLSIYLFTLLTFLWGLVGTPIAIALAQKFRLLDIPGGRKKHHSIMPRGAGLVLWSGYLMWALFTGNPGVEVPYIATGASVIFIVGYMDDMHPLPPLLRLIFHLLAAAWVIFPLPVPLWQRALFVFWIAGATNAYNLIDGMDGLCLTITLITALCALLAGGRGVWLPFAGLVFGVLLWNFPQPRTFLGDGGSTLLGYICSAQLAWSIFPNIFGTGFIHLAIILLFLGGVPVIDTLVAMTRRILHKKSPFEPDRGHAHHKLQDFGLPKLATLIVMGSAHALIIALGMRLIGLPVFNFF
- the meaB gene encoding methylmalonyl Co-A mutase-associated GTPase MeaB gives rise to the protein MNKLLERALAGDTRSIGRLISLVEADSPASKEIMKTVYPKTGGAQVIGITGSPGAGKSTFVNRLIAQFRAEGKQVGVIAIDPSSPFTGGAILGDRLRMQDHAIEEGVFIRSMGSRGNLGGVSRGTHEGALILDACGFDVVIIETVGVGQSEVDIVKIADTVCLILTPGMGDDVQIMKAGIMEIADVFVVNKADKEGADKVAADVQVMLKMIGEREWIPPVALVSSNKNTGVDEVREIIKRHGDYLRSSEEGKRRRWSQLEMEVEAILRGEISQLVENAWKERKSDEVMEDLSSRRANPYTLAGEIMHKVVK